A stretch of Mesorhizobium sp. M2A.F.Ca.ET.046.03.2.1 DNA encodes these proteins:
- a CDS encoding sel1 repeat family protein — protein sequence MARFEMLEDGFGAMGATAQADILFELGMMYATGRDCETDVVAAHKWFNIAAIKGSVRAAELRSELSATMSKVEIAMALREAREWMTMH from the coding sequence ATGGCACGTTTTGAAATGCTTGAAGACGGCTTCGGCGCCATGGGGGCAACTGCCCAGGCCGACATTCTTTTCGAACTGGGCATGATGTATGCGACCGGCCGCGATTGCGAGACCGATGTCGTCGCCGCCCACAAATGGTTCAACATCGCCGCGATCAAAGGTTCGGTCCGGGCCGCCGAGCTGCGCTCGGAACTGTCTGCCACCATGTCGAAGGTGGAGATCGCCATGGCGCTGCGCGAAGCCCGCGAATGGATGACGATGCACTGA
- a CDS encoding helix-turn-helix transcriptional regulator, with translation MTTPEPSAGSLIREWRTRRRMSQLDLAMEADISQRHLSFVESGRAQPSREMVLHLAEQLSIPLRQRNQLLLAAGFAPSFSEKPLTDATLAPAVAAVETVLKGHEPFPALAVDRHWNLVSANAAIAPFLADISEQSLLQSPVNVLRLSLHPGGVAPRIVNLAEWRAHLLERLKHQNDATGDPVLIELERELRAYPSGLKSSRPAPVEPSGIVHPLRLAHGDQVLSFISTITVFGTPLDVTLSELAIESFFPADEQTRAVLVRLAKERANATSS, from the coding sequence ATGACCACACCCGAACCCTCCGCCGGCAGCCTGATCCGCGAGTGGCGCACGCGCCGGCGCATGAGCCAGCTCGATCTCGCTATGGAGGCCGATATCTCGCAGCGGCATCTCTCCTTCGTCGAAAGCGGCCGCGCGCAGCCGTCGCGCGAGATGGTGCTGCATCTGGCCGAGCAGCTGTCGATCCCGCTGCGACAGCGCAACCAGCTGCTGCTTGCGGCAGGCTTCGCGCCGAGCTTCAGCGAAAAGCCACTGACCGACGCCACGCTGGCACCGGCGGTGGCCGCCGTCGAGACCGTGCTCAAGGGCCACGAGCCTTTTCCGGCGCTGGCGGTGGACCGGCACTGGAATCTTGTTTCCGCCAATGCAGCGATCGCCCCATTCCTCGCCGATATCTCCGAACAGTCGCTGCTCCAATCCCCGGTCAATGTGCTGAGGCTGAGCCTGCATCCCGGTGGCGTGGCGCCGCGCATCGTCAATCTGGCGGAATGGCGCGCGCATCTCTTGGAGCGGCTGAAGCACCAGAACGACGCGACCGGCGATCCGGTGCTGATCGAATTGGAGCGCGAGCTGCGCGCCTATCCGTCCGGCTTGAAAAGCAGCCGGCCGGCTCCGGTCGAGCCGAGCGGCATCGTGCATCCGCTCAGGCTCGCGCATGGCGATCAGGTGCTTTCCTTCATCAGCACCATCACCGTGTTCGGCACGCCGCTGGACGTCACCCTGTCGGAACTGGCGATCGAATCCTTTTTCCCGGCCGATGAGCAGACACGCGCGGTGCTGGTGCGGCTGGCGAAAGAGCGGGCCAATGCGACGAGCAGCTAA
- a CDS encoding endonuclease/exonuclease/phosphatase family protein: MMSQLTFLAMTAFSAALLAGFFGALHPAFDSFSHFRMHLSVLTALLALPLLAGSYRLQAVAALVFAIVCLATTTSALPRLSTQQAVAKPADRIVYSLLQMNLRFNNPTPKKVLSLIGRTNPDVITLDEVSGMWAKELGYIAGAYPYRILCDYPNGIFGVALLSRRPFAAGTAPRCEPRGAMATATIDFNGVPVDVAAIHLSWPWPMEQSWQIGELAEPLAGLGETAIMAGDCNAVPWSAAVRRVARLRGMTLMPSAGPTWLHRTLPDVLRRYAGLPIDQVFSKGGVTILSSARLEDTGSDHLPVLVEFTLPPASDPPEDAHKSALAANDAPDGPRS; encoded by the coding sequence ATGATGTCTCAGCTGACATTCCTGGCGATGACGGCATTCTCGGCCGCGCTGCTGGCCGGGTTCTTCGGCGCGCTGCATCCGGCCTTCGATTCCTTCTCGCATTTCCGCATGCATCTGAGCGTGCTGACGGCGCTGCTCGCGCTGCCGCTGCTTGCCGGTTCCTACCGGCTGCAGGCGGTCGCGGCGCTGGTCTTCGCCATTGTATGCCTCGCCACGACCACGAGCGCGCTGCCCAGATTGTCGACGCAGCAGGCGGTCGCGAAGCCGGCCGACCGGATCGTCTACAGCCTGCTGCAGATGAACCTGCGCTTCAACAACCCGACGCCGAAGAAGGTGCTGTCGCTGATCGGCCGGACCAATCCAGACGTCATCACGCTCGACGAAGTGTCCGGCATGTGGGCGAAGGAGCTCGGCTATATTGCCGGCGCCTATCCCTATCGCATCCTGTGCGACTATCCCAACGGCATATTCGGCGTGGCGCTCTTGTCACGCCGTCCGTTCGCCGCCGGCACCGCGCCGCGTTGCGAGCCGCGCGGCGCGATGGCGACCGCAACGATCGATTTCAACGGCGTTCCGGTCGACGTCGCCGCGATCCATCTGAGCTGGCCTTGGCCAATGGAGCAGTCCTGGCAGATCGGCGAATTGGCGGAGCCGCTGGCCGGGCTCGGCGAGACCGCCATCATGGCCGGCGACTGCAATGCCGTGCCGTGGAGCGCGGCGGTGCGGCGGGTGGCGCGGCTCCGCGGCATGACGCTGATGCCCTCGGCCGGCCCGACCTGGCTCCACCGCACCCTGCCGGACGTCCTGCGCCGCTACGCCGGCCTGCCGATCGATCAGGTGTTCAGCAAAGGCGGGGTGACGATCCTGTCGTCGGCCCGGCTGGAGGATACGGGCTCCGATCATCTGCCGGTGCTGGTCGAATTCACGCTGCCGCCCGCAAGCGACCCGCCCGAGGACGCGCACAAGTCGGCACTGGCGGCGAACGACGCGCCGGACGGACCGCGCAGCTGA
- a CDS encoding electron transfer flavoprotein-ubiquinone oxidoreductase produces the protein MRQAIEGSMSDIERESMEFDVVIVGAGPAGLAAAIRLKQLNPELSVVVLEKGGEVGAHILSGAVVDPIGIDRLLPGWREEGDHPFKTPVTADHFLVLGPAGSFRLPNVLMPPLMNNHGNYIVSLGNVCRWLATKAEALGVEIYPGFAAASLVYNDAGAVTGVITGDMGVEKDGTHGPAYAPGMALMGKYVLIGEGARGSLAKQLIAKYQLADGREPGKFGIGLKELWQVKPENHKPGLVQHSFGWPLDMKTGGGSFLYHLEDNQVAVGFVVHLNYKNPYLSPFEEFQRFKTHPAIAGTFEGAKRIGYGARAITEGGWQSVPKLSFPGGVLMGCAAGFVNVPRIKGSHNAVLSGMLAAEHVADAIAGGRANDELASYEEAWRGSDIGKDLKKVRNVKPLWSRFGTIVGVGIGGLDMWLNTLFSFSPFGTLKHGKADYSTLEPASKHQKIAYPKPDGVLTFDRLSSVFLSNTNHEENEPVHLIVGDMALQQRSEHDVFAGPSTRYCPAGVYEWVDKDGNAAADPSAKDVRFVINAQNCVHCKTCDIKDPNQNINWVPPQGGEGPVYQGM, from the coding sequence ATGCGGCAAGCGATAGAGGGGTCGATGAGCGATATCGAACGCGAAAGCATGGAATTCGACGTGGTGATTGTCGGCGCCGGTCCCGCCGGCCTTGCCGCGGCGATCCGCCTGAAGCAGCTCAACCCTGAGCTCTCCGTCGTCGTCCTGGAGAAGGGCGGCGAGGTCGGCGCGCACATCCTGTCCGGCGCGGTCGTCGATCCGATCGGTATCGACCGGCTGCTGCCCGGCTGGCGCGAGGAGGGCGATCATCCGTTCAAGACGCCGGTAACGGCGGACCATTTCCTGGTGCTCGGCCCCGCCGGCTCCTTCCGCCTGCCGAACGTCCTGATGCCGCCGCTGATGAACAATCACGGCAATTACATCGTCTCGCTCGGCAATGTCTGCCGGTGGCTGGCGACCAAGGCCGAGGCGCTGGGCGTCGAGATCTATCCGGGCTTCGCCGCGGCAAGCCTCGTCTATAACGACGCCGGCGCCGTCACCGGCGTCATCACCGGAGACATGGGCGTCGAGAAGGACGGCACGCATGGCCCGGCTTACGCGCCAGGCATGGCGCTGATGGGCAAATATGTGCTGATCGGCGAGGGCGCGCGCGGCTCCTTGGCCAAGCAGCTCATCGCCAAATACCAGCTTGCCGACGGCCGCGAGCCGGGCAAGTTCGGCATCGGCCTCAAGGAACTGTGGCAGGTCAAGCCGGAGAACCACAAGCCGGGTCTGGTGCAGCACTCTTTCGGCTGGCCGCTCGACATGAAGACCGGCGGCGGCTCCTTCCTCTATCACCTCGAGGACAACCAGGTGGCGGTCGGCTTCGTCGTCCACCTCAACTACAAGAACCCCTATCTCTCGCCCTTCGAGGAGTTCCAGCGCTTCAAGACGCATCCGGCGATCGCCGGCACCTTCGAAGGCGCCAAGCGCATCGGTTATGGCGCGCGCGCCATCACCGAGGGCGGCTGGCAGTCCGTGCCGAAGCTGTCTTTCCCGGGCGGCGTGCTGATGGGCTGCGCTGCCGGCTTCGTCAACGTGCCGCGCATCAAGGGTTCGCACAATGCGGTGCTGTCCGGCATGCTGGCGGCCGAGCATGTCGCCGACGCCATCGCCGGCGGCCGCGCCAATGACGAGCTCGCCTCCTATGAAGAAGCCTGGCGCGGCAGCGATATCGGCAAGGACCTGAAGAAGGTGCGCAACGTCAAGCCGCTCTGGTCGCGCTTCGGCACCATCGTCGGCGTCGGCATCGGCGGCCTCGATATGTGGCTGAACACGCTGTTCAGCTTCTCGCCCTTCGGCACGCTGAAACACGGCAAGGCCGACTATTCGACGCTCGAGCCGGCCTCCAAGCATCAGAAGATCGCCTATCCGAAGCCGGACGGCGTCTTGACCTTCGACCGGCTCTCCTCGGTGTTTCTGTCCAACACCAACCATGAGGAAAACGAGCCGGTGCATCTGATCGTCGGCGACATGGCGCTGCAGCAGCGTTCCGAACACGACGTCTTCGCCGGTCCCTCGACCCGCTATTGCCCGGCCGGCGTCTATGAATGGGTGGACAAGGACGGCAACGCCGCCGCCGATCCGTCGGCCAAGGACGTGCGCTTCGTCATCAACGCGCAGAACTGCGTGCACTGCAAGACCTGCGACATCAAGGATCCGAACCAGAACATCAACTGGGTGCCGCCTCAAGGCGGCGAAGGCCCGGTCTATCAGGGCATGTGA
- a CDS encoding AMP nucleosidase, giving the protein MPEPFGAQSFHDAKKAVAALQALYDRNTKFLRDSFAALAAGADESKRYRAFYPQIGVTTTSFSQVDSRQAYGHMPTPGHFATTITQPQLFENYLIEQLRLIMRNHGVTVTVSESTTPIPLHFAFLEGSYVDGAAAERIKRPIRDLFDVPDLDGTDDQIANGTFEVAFGEPRPLAPFTAQRIDYSLHRMTHYTATSPQHFQNFVLFTNYQFYIDEFVARARELMAKGDSGYVEFVEPGNVVTANGATASDGTPPQRLPQMPAYHLKKPGHGGITMVNIGVGPSNAKTITDHIAVLRPHAWVMLGHCAGLRNTQALGDYVLAHAYVREDHVLDDDLPVWVPIPPLAEIQVALQEAVAEVTGLSGYDLKRIMRTGTVATIDNRNWELRDQRGPVQRLSQSRAIALDMESATIAANGFRFRVPYGTLLCVSDKPLHGELKLPGMATEFYKRQVAQHLTIGIKAMEKLAEMPMERLHSRKLRSFSETAFQ; this is encoded by the coding sequence ATGCCGGAGCCTTTCGGCGCGCAGAGCTTCCATGACGCCAAAAAGGCCGTCGCGGCGCTGCAGGCGCTCTATGATCGCAACACCAAATTCCTGCGTGATTCCTTCGCGGCGCTTGCCGCGGGCGCCGACGAGAGCAAGCGCTATCGGGCCTTCTATCCGCAGATCGGCGTCACCACGACCTCGTTCAGCCAGGTCGACTCGCGCCAGGCCTATGGCCATATGCCGACGCCCGGGCATTTCGCCACCACCATCACCCAGCCGCAGCTGTTCGAGAACTACCTCATCGAGCAGCTTCGTCTCATCATGCGCAACCACGGCGTGACAGTGACCGTGTCGGAATCGACGACGCCCATTCCACTGCATTTCGCCTTCCTGGAAGGCAGCTATGTCGACGGCGCGGCCGCCGAGCGCATCAAGCGGCCGATCCGCGACCTGTTCGACGTGCCGGATCTCGACGGCACCGACGACCAGATCGCCAACGGCACGTTCGAGGTGGCGTTCGGCGAGCCGAGGCCGCTGGCGCCGTTCACCGCGCAGCGCATCGACTATTCGCTGCACCGCATGACGCATTACACGGCGACCAGCCCGCAGCATTTCCAGAACTTCGTGCTGTTCACCAACTACCAGTTCTACATCGACGAGTTCGTGGCGCGGGCTCGCGAATTGATGGCCAAGGGCGACAGCGGCTATGTCGAGTTCGTCGAGCCCGGCAATGTCGTGACCGCCAATGGCGCAACGGCCTCGGACGGCACGCCGCCGCAGCGGCTGCCGCAAATGCCGGCCTACCACCTGAAGAAGCCCGGCCATGGCGGCATCACCATGGTCAATATCGGCGTCGGCCCCTCCAACGCCAAGACGATCACCGACCATATCGCGGTGCTTCGGCCGCATGCCTGGGTCATGCTCGGCCACTGCGCGGGCCTGCGCAACACGCAGGCACTTGGCGACTATGTGCTGGCGCATGCCTATGTGCGCGAGGACCATGTGCTGGACGACGATCTGCCGGTCTGGGTGCCGATCCCGCCGCTGGCCGAGATCCAGGTGGCGCTGCAGGAAGCCGTGGCCGAAGTCACTGGACTTTCCGGCTACGACCTCAAGCGCATCATGCGCACCGGCACCGTCGCCACCATCGACAACCGCAACTGGGAACTGCGCGACCAGCGCGGACCGGTGCAGCGCCTGTCGCAGTCCCGCGCCATCGCGCTCGATATGGAATCGGCGACGATTGCCGCCAACGGCTTCCGCTTCCGCGTGCCCTACGGCACGCTGCTGTGCGTATCCGACAAGCCGCTGCATGGCGAATTGAAGCTGCCCGGCATGGCGACCGAGTTCTACAAGCGGCAGGTGGCGCAGCATCTCACCATCGGCATCAAGGCGATGGAGAAGCTTGCCGAAATGCCCATGGAGCGGCTGCATTCGCGCAAGCTCAGAAGTTTCTCGGAGACGGCGTTCCAGTAG
- a CDS encoding DMT family transporter yields MTVDHAVGHSTLRGITLKIVSVTVFVGMQTCIKAAGDVPAGQVVFFRSFFAIFPIIAFLAFKGELATAFTTRRPFNHIARGLVGVGAMGLGFFALTRLPLPEAITLNYAQPLLVVVFSSIFLGETIRVYRWSAVVVGLAGVLVISWPELTLLNSDQGLDDKEVLGVMAALIAAAISAVAMLLVRNLVQTEKTATIVLWFSSTASVLSLFTLPFGWQVLTPLQAALLVFAGFCGGLGQILMTAAYRHAEASVVAPFEYTSMILGVVIGYFVFGDVTSPNTLVGGVIVVAAGIFIIWRERQLGLERTRTRTAAPPQG; encoded by the coding sequence ATGACCGTCGATCATGCCGTCGGCCACAGCACGCTGCGCGGCATCACACTGAAAATCGTCTCGGTGACGGTTTTCGTCGGCATGCAGACCTGCATCAAGGCGGCCGGCGACGTGCCTGCCGGGCAGGTCGTCTTCTTCCGTTCCTTCTTCGCCATCTTCCCGATCATCGCCTTCCTGGCCTTCAAGGGCGAGCTCGCCACCGCCTTCACGACCAGGCGGCCGTTCAACCACATCGCGCGCGGCCTTGTCGGCGTCGGCGCCATGGGGCTCGGCTTCTTCGCGCTGACCAGATTGCCGTTGCCCGAGGCGATTACCCTCAACTACGCCCAGCCGCTGCTGGTCGTCGTGTTTTCCTCGATCTTCCTCGGCGAGACGATCCGCGTCTATCGCTGGAGCGCGGTCGTCGTCGGTCTTGCCGGCGTGCTGGTCATCTCCTGGCCCGAACTGACGCTGCTCAATTCCGATCAAGGCCTCGACGACAAGGAGGTGCTTGGCGTTATGGCCGCGCTGATCGCCGCCGCGATCTCGGCGGTCGCCATGCTCCTGGTGCGCAATCTCGTGCAGACGGAGAAGACGGCGACCATAGTGCTGTGGTTCTCGTCCACGGCTTCGGTGTTGTCGCTCTTCACCCTGCCTTTCGGCTGGCAGGTGCTGACGCCGCTTCAGGCGGCACTGCTTGTCTTCGCCGGCTTCTGTGGCGGGCTCGGCCAGATCCTGATGACGGCGGCCTACCGCCACGCCGAAGCCTCGGTCGTCGCGCCATTCGAATACACCTCGATGATCCTCGGCGTCGTCATCGGCTATTTCGTCTTCGGCGACGTGACCTCGCCCAACACGCTGGTCGGCGGCGTCATCGTGGTCGCCGCCGGCATCTTCATCATCTGGCGCGAGCGGCAGCTCGGCCTGGAGCGCACGCGCACCAGGACAGCCGCGCCGCCGCAGGGGTGA
- a CDS encoding ABC transporter substrate-binding protein yields MKRLGILSAAAFGLMMSAPVAFADDITISVVGPMTGQLATIGDQFKQGAQAAAEAINAAGGVNGSQIKLDIEDDQCDPKQAVSVANRIVANGVKFVDGHACSGSSIPASAVYAEAGTLMMSPASSNPVLTDAAAKSGWPTIMRLYTRDDAQGAFIGPWIAKKYAGKNVVVLHDKSAYGQGVADAVKATMNAGGLKEVDYEGINAGEKDYSALVTKLKELKADVVYFGGYHPEAGLILRQAAEQNVKFQLIMPDSIASPEFWQVAGPAGEGTLFVFPSDPQAKPQAKDAVAKIKAGGFTPEGFTLFSYAVIQAVAEGVKRAGTDDPAKVAEALKDGKPISTVVGDVIFDEKGDLKNASYDINQWHDGKYAPIQQ; encoded by the coding sequence ATGAAAAGATTGGGTATTTTGAGCGCGGCCGCATTTGGCCTGATGATGAGCGCCCCGGTTGCCTTTGCCGACGACATCACCATTTCGGTGGTCGGCCCGATGACCGGCCAGCTCGCCACCATCGGTGACCAGTTCAAGCAGGGCGCGCAGGCTGCCGCCGAGGCCATCAACGCCGCCGGCGGCGTCAACGGCTCGCAGATCAAGCTCGACATCGAGGACGACCAGTGCGATCCGAAGCAGGCGGTGTCGGTTGCCAACCGCATCGTCGCCAACGGCGTCAAGTTCGTCGACGGCCATGCCTGCTCGGGCTCGAGCATTCCGGCCTCCGCCGTCTATGCCGAAGCCGGTACGCTGATGATGAGCCCGGCCTCGTCGAACCCGGTGTTGACCGATGCCGCCGCCAAGTCCGGCTGGCCGACGATCATGCGCCTCTACACGCGTGACGACGCGCAGGGCGCCTTCATCGGCCCGTGGATCGCCAAGAAATATGCCGGCAAGAATGTCGTCGTCCTGCACGACAAGAGCGCCTACGGCCAGGGCGTTGCCGACGCCGTCAAGGCGACGATGAATGCGGGCGGCCTCAAGGAAGTCGATTACGAAGGCATCAACGCCGGCGAGAAGGATTACTCGGCCCTCGTCACCAAGCTGAAGGAACTCAAGGCCGACGTCGTCTATTTCGGCGGCTACCACCCCGAGGCTGGGTTGATCCTGCGCCAGGCGGCGGAGCAGAACGTCAAGTTCCAGCTGATCATGCCGGATTCGATCGCATCGCCGGAATTCTGGCAGGTCGCCGGTCCAGCCGGTGAGGGCACGCTGTTCGTCTTCCCGTCGGACCCGCAGGCCAAGCCCCAAGCGAAGGACGCGGTCGCCAAGATCAAGGCCGGCGGCTTCACACCTGAAGGCTTCACGCTGTTCTCCTATGCCGTGATCCAGGCCGTCGCCGAAGGCGTCAAGCGCGCCGGCACCGACGATCCGGCCAAGGTCGCCGAGGCGCTCAAGGACGGCAAGCCCATCAGCACCGTCGTCGGCGACGTCATCTTCGACGAGAAGGGCGACCTCAAGAACGCCAGCTACGACATCAACCAGTGGCACGACGGCAAATACGCGCCTATCCAGCAGTAA
- a CDS encoding DUF922 domain-containing protein has translation MRLAVLTCLIMLGGLCGGAPQALAGTKVLVTTRSYDVVGTTGAALVEAMNRKGPKHGFMTRAIADTGYVVNWKLDVDRTDGVCRLRGADGTMELTYTFPRLASPPKPELERRWRRFLAGVHAHERHHGRIAEAMMRATDKSIAGLKLADNWFCTATHREARRRIDAVYAQYEAKQNTFDAREHRDGGHVDRLVNALIGKN, from the coding sequence ATGCGCCTGGCGGTTCTTACATGCCTCATCATGCTCGGCGGCCTGTGCGGCGGCGCCCCGCAGGCCCTGGCCGGCACCAAGGTGCTGGTCACGACACGCAGCTATGACGTTGTGGGCACGACGGGCGCTGCCCTGGTCGAAGCGATGAACCGCAAAGGTCCCAAGCACGGCTTCATGACCCGCGCCATCGCCGACACCGGCTATGTGGTGAACTGGAAGCTCGATGTGGACCGCACCGACGGGGTCTGCAGGTTGCGAGGCGCCGACGGAACGATGGAGCTCACCTACACTTTTCCGCGCTTGGCTTCGCCGCCGAAACCCGAGCTCGAGCGGCGCTGGCGGCGCTTCCTCGCCGGCGTCCACGCCCACGAGCGTCATCACGGTCGAATCGCCGAGGCCATGATGCGGGCCACCGATAAGTCCATTGCCGGCCTGAAGCTGGCCGACAATTGGTTCTGCACCGCCACCCATCGCGAGGCCAGGCGCCGGATCGACGCCGTCTACGCGCAATATGAAGCGAAACAGAACACTTTCGACGCGCGCGAGCACCGCGACGGCGGCCATGTCGACCGGCTGGTCAATGCGCTGATCGGAAAGAACTGA
- a CDS encoding uracil-DNA glycosylase, with product MTAASPRTPAEIAELLAFYASAGVEDALEDEPINRFAEAAAMPPGRGPAERRPAERAPAAPRREAAPESRTVPEQAPEQAENPPAPFSGLDASNIPDAPARPPAAAAVPDEGQVLLARQLAARATTLDELRQQMAAFDGCNLKFTAKNLVFADGNPNADLMLVGEAPGRDEDLEGLPFVGRSGRLLDRMLAAIGLDRASAYIANVIPWRPPGNRTPTPHETEICRPFIERQIELVNPKVLVNLGGPSAKTLLNTAEGILRLRGNWRVHTTASGIAIPAMPTLHPAYLLRTPAHKKLAWRDFLEVKAKLQALAPSPSPLVGEGGREAAG from the coding sequence ATGACTGCCGCCTCCCCCAGAACGCCAGCCGAGATCGCCGAACTGCTCGCCTTCTATGCCAGCGCCGGCGTCGAGGACGCGCTCGAAGACGAGCCTATCAATCGGTTTGCCGAAGCGGCGGCAATGCCACCTGGACGCGGGCCGGCCGAACGCAGGCCTGCCGAGCGCGCGCCGGCCGCGCCGCGCCGCGAAGCCGCGCCCGAGAGCCGAACGGTACCCGAGCAGGCTCCCGAACAAGCTGAGAACCCGCCGGCGCCCTTCTCCGGCCTCGATGCCAGCAATATTCCGGACGCACCCGCCCGGCCGCCTGCAGCCGCGGCCGTTCCCGACGAGGGGCAGGTCCTGCTCGCGCGGCAGCTTGCCGCCCGCGCGACGACGCTCGATGAGCTGCGCCAACAGATGGCCGCCTTCGACGGCTGCAACCTCAAATTCACCGCCAAGAACCTGGTCTTCGCCGACGGCAATCCCAACGCCGACCTTATGCTGGTCGGCGAGGCGCCGGGCCGCGACGAGGATTTGGAGGGCCTGCCCTTTGTTGGCCGCTCCGGCCGGCTGCTCGATCGCATGCTGGCGGCGATCGGCCTTGACCGGGCCTCGGCCTATATCGCCAACGTCATCCCGTGGCGGCCGCCGGGCAATCGTACGCCGACGCCCCATGAGACCGAAATCTGCCGGCCCTTTATCGAAAGGCAGATCGAGCTGGTCAATCCGAAAGTGCTGGTCAATCTGGGTGGTCCGTCGGCCAAGACGCTGCTCAACACGGCCGAAGGCATCCTGCGCCTGCGCGGCAACTGGCGTGTGCACACGACGGCTTCCGGGATTGCCATTCCGGCGATGCCGACGCTGCACCCGGCCTATCTGTTGCGGACGCCAGCGCACAAGAAGCTGGCCTGGCGGGATTTTCTCGAGGTCAAGGCGAAGTTGCAGGCGTTGGCGCCTTCCCCTTCTCCCCTTGTGGGAGAAGGTGGCCGCGAAGCGGCCGGATGA
- a CDS encoding DUF2147 domain-containing protein, which produces MFRKTSLALAATLIMAGAAWADPIEGNWKTQAGSTAAIAGSDAFSITLKSGKYSGKTIGSFKAAGDNKYTGTITDPETDKTYSGKATLSGTSLKMSGCVLGGLICKSQTWHKL; this is translated from the coding sequence ATGTTTCGAAAGACGAGCCTGGCCCTGGCGGCGACCTTGATCATGGCGGGCGCCGCGTGGGCCGACCCGATCGAAGGCAATTGGAAGACGCAGGCCGGCTCAACGGCGGCGATCGCTGGCAGCGATGCGTTCTCCATCACGCTGAAATCCGGCAAGTACTCCGGCAAGACGATCGGCTCCTTCAAGGCCGCTGGCGACAACAAATACACCGGCACCATCACCGACCCGGAAACCGACAAGACCTATTCCGGCAAGGCGACGCTGTCGGGCACATCGCTCAAGATGAGCGGCTGCGTGCTCGGCGGCCTGATCTGCAAGAGCCAGACCTGGCACAAGCTGTAA
- a CDS encoding IS4 family transposase, with the protein MRFTPSILGKLVEPINRRRFQTIVDSHDGDAYDKSFKSWDHLVVLIYAQLSGATSLRSLQAGWNANCQHHYHLGSDLLRRSTLSDANRRRPVAVFAETFALLAGQLDRQMRREGSAMLRLIDSTPIPLGKLCDWAKSNGRIRGMKLHIVYDPDSDCPRVLDITDANVNDAQIGRTISIEDGATYVFDKGYCHYGWWTAIAAAQAFFVTRPKTNMGLKLVCDRPLAAMHGDGFTVLEDAEVSFASKGDSKLPIRLRRIIVKRDEGDTITLLTNDLERSAADIAALYKGRWQIELLFRWIKQHLKIRKFLGNNDNAIRLQLFAAMIAYALLRIAARAYRVALPILRFTDLVTRCLFERRHIAAIDKPPPVNPSRRYPRCSPDQMSLDYV; encoded by the coding sequence ATGCGCTTTACGCCTAGCATTCTTGGCAAGCTGGTTGAACCGATCAATCGTCGCCGCTTCCAGACGATTGTGGATAGCCATGATGGGGATGCCTATGACAAGTCGTTCAAGAGCTGGGACCATCTCGTGGTGTTGATCTATGCTCAGCTCAGCGGCGCGACGAGCCTTCGCAGCCTGCAAGCCGGCTGGAACGCCAACTGCCAGCACCATTACCACCTCGGCAGCGACCTGTTGCGGCGCTCGACCTTGTCGGACGCCAACCGGCGCCGCCCTGTAGCCGTCTTCGCCGAGACGTTCGCCCTGCTTGCAGGCCAACTCGACCGGCAGATGCGTCGCGAAGGCAGTGCCATGCTGCGGCTGATCGATTCCACGCCCATCCCGCTCGGCAAGCTTTGCGACTGGGCCAAGTCGAACGGCCGCATCCGCGGCATGAAGCTGCATATCGTCTATGATCCAGACAGCGACTGTCCGCGCGTCCTCGACATCACCGATGCCAACGTCAACGACGCCCAGATCGGCCGCACCATCTCTATCGAAGACGGTGCGACCTACGTGTTCGACAAGGGTTACTGCCACTACGGCTGGTGGACGGCGATCGCGGCGGCGCAAGCCTTCTTCGTCACCCGGCCCAAAACCAACATGGGGCTCAAGCTGGTGTGCGATCGTCCCCTCGCAGCCATGCACGGCGATGGCTTCACCGTGCTTGAGGATGCCGAGGTGAGCTTTGCCAGCAAAGGCGATTCCAAACTGCCGATCCGCTTGCGTCGCATCATCGTGAAGCGAGACGAAGGCGACACCATCACGCTGCTGACCAACGATCTCGAGCGCTCGGCCGCCGACATAGCAGCCCTCTACAAGGGGCGCTGGCAGATTGAGCTCCTGTTCCGCTGGATCAAGCAGCACCTCAAGATCCGTAAGTTCCTCGGCAACAATGACAACGCCATCCGCCTGCAGCTCTTCGCCGCCATGATCGCCTATGCGCTGTTGCGCATTGCAGCGCGCGCATATCGCGTTGCACTGCCGATCCTGCGCTTCACCGACCTGGTGACACGATGCCTGTTCGAGCGGCGCCACATCGCCGCCATCGACAAACCGCCGCCCGTCAATCCAAGTCGAAGGTACCCCCGCTGCTCTCCCGATCAGATGAGCCTCGACTATGTCTAA